A single genomic interval of Staphylococcus hyicus harbors:
- a CDS encoding biotin transporter BioY, translating into MNQTKLLVYTALMTAMIAIMGFVMPIQLPFIPVPIVLQNIGVFLAGILLGRKYGTLSVIVFLLLVACGAPLLSGGRGGIGVFMGPSAGFLFMYPIVAFLIGWIRDRQFEHLNVFKVFMIILVIGVLLLDFVGAVVMGLITHIPVSKALYTSLIFIPGDVIKALIASFFAIALLKNPVTARVLKHTHS; encoded by the coding sequence GTGAATCAAACAAAATTACTAGTATATACTGCGTTAATGACTGCAATGATTGCAATCATGGGGTTTGTAATGCCAATCCAATTGCCGTTTATACCCGTGCCAATTGTACTACAAAATATAGGCGTTTTTTTGGCTGGCATTTTATTAGGTCGAAAATACGGGACATTAAGTGTCATTGTATTTTTATTACTAGTCGCATGTGGTGCGCCTTTATTATCTGGAGGACGTGGTGGTATCGGTGTGTTTATGGGTCCGAGTGCAGGATTTTTATTTATGTATCCGATTGTTGCATTTTTAATTGGATGGATAAGAGATCGTCAATTTGAACATTTAAATGTGTTTAAAGTGTTTATGATTATTTTGGTTATCGGTGTCTTATTATTAGATTTTGTAGGTGCTGTGGTAATGGGTTTAATTACACATATACCGGTGTCTAAGGCTCTCTATACGTCGTTAATATTTATCCCGGGAGATGTCATAAAAGCACTTATCGCTTCATTTTTTGCGATTGCTTTGTTGAAAAATCCAGTAACAGCACGTGTATTAAAACATACGCATTCATAA
- a CDS encoding GNAT family N-acetyltransferase, with amino-acid sequence MKISMDTIYTDGHVIESQSRFTRFHTPEHPHKYDGNKWRYHLMPDVLTFKNDMVIQQQQHAQTASQHLNFEFPPDTYLSTDMLRLLRKEGFELGCVEMYAIEGSELERLSNEAISLKRVTLQNINDYLLIFSELSAPYGAVYIEEACSYIRKQIQYQKGQLAYYVAYEDDIPVGILNLIYGEKTLELDGFAVKPEYQQKGIGRRIQAQVGKLAEDRVVILVADAEDTVKEMYVKQGYTYLHFRYSALLTHD; translated from the coding sequence ATGAAAATATCAATGGATACAATTTATACTGATGGTCATGTTATTGAAAGTCAGTCGCGTTTTACGCGATTTCACACCCCCGAACATCCTCATAAATATGATGGGAATAAATGGAGATATCATTTAATGCCTGATGTGTTAACATTCAAAAATGATATGGTTATACAACAGCAACAACATGCGCAAACTGCTTCACAACATCTTAATTTTGAATTTCCACCAGACACCTATTTATCGACAGATATGTTACGTCTTTTAAGAAAAGAAGGGTTTGAATTAGGCTGTGTGGAAATGTATGCGATTGAAGGTTCTGAATTAGAGCGACTTTCAAATGAAGCGATTTCGTTAAAACGGGTCACATTACAAAACATCAATGACTACCTTTTGATTTTTAGTGAACTCAGTGCGCCTTATGGTGCTGTATACATCGAAGAAGCTTGTAGTTATATTCGTAAACAAATTCAATATCAAAAAGGACAATTGGCGTATTATGTTGCATATGAAGATGACATCCCAGTAGGTATTTTAAATTTAATTTATGGTGAAAAGACATTAGAATTAGATGGTTTTGCGGTGAAACCTGAATATCAACAAAAAGGCATTGGACGTCGGATTCAAGCTCAAGTGGGAAAACTAGCAGAGGATCGCGTGGTTATTTTAGTAGCAGATGCTGAAGATACGGTGAAAGAGATGTATGTAAAGCAAGGATACACGTATTTACATTTTCGCTATAGTGCTTTGTTAACGCATGATTAA
- the fdhD gene encoding formate dehydrogenase accessory sulfurtransferase FdhD: protein MRYEDGELRETYDDYVTEFPFTIMINGEEFATVICSPTHLKELILGFLASEGIILKRQEIKQLDIDDSKGFAHLLLTYDVKDRIQLSNKRLVASCCGKSREFYFQNDAAIAKTSMSNIQIHPEQVLTMMNRLQEESETFQATGGLHNAAISDGNAFYIHRQDIGRHNALDKLFGYCIENEISVRDKILIFSGRISSEILIKAAKIGVGMIISKSAPTTLAVQLANDLNITAIGFVRNQHFNIYSHAHRITKPNH, encoded by the coding sequence ATGAGGTATGAGGATGGAGAACTTCGGGAAACGTATGATGATTATGTGACTGAATTTCCATTCACAATTATGATTAATGGCGAAGAGTTTGCTACAGTTATTTGTAGCCCAACGCATTTAAAGGAACTCATCTTAGGATTTCTAGCATCTGAAGGTATCATTTTAAAACGTCAAGAAATAAAACAACTCGATATAGATGATAGTAAAGGGTTTGCACACCTTCTTTTAACATATGATGTCAAAGACCGCATTCAACTTTCAAATAAGAGATTAGTCGCTTCATGTTGTGGGAAAAGTCGCGAGTTTTATTTTCAAAATGATGCTGCCATCGCGAAAACGTCGATGTCCAACATTCAAATTCATCCAGAACAAGTGTTAACGATGATGAATCGGCTTCAAGAAGAAAGTGAAACATTTCAAGCAACAGGCGGATTACATAATGCTGCCATAAGTGATGGGAATGCATTTTATATTCACCGCCAAGACATAGGGAGACATAATGCTTTAGACAAGCTTTTTGGTTACTGTATTGAAAATGAAATTTCTGTAAGAGATAAAATTTTGATTTTTAGTGGGCGCATCTCTTCTGAAATTTTAATTAAAGCCGCTAAAATTGGAGTAGGAATGATCATATCTAAATCAGCACCAACCACCTTAGCTGTTCAGCTTGCAAATGATTTAAACATCACTGCGATTGGTTTTGTACGAAACCAACATTTTAATATTTATAGTCATGCCCATCGCATTACAAAACCAAATCATTAA
- the modA gene encoding molybdate ABC transporter substrate-binding protein: MKRIVFLGLTIIGLLCLVAGCGNKAQQNDENNHLTISAAASLTDVTKELEKAFKKEHPNAVIEFNYGGSGALRQQIEKGAPVDVFMSANTKDVKTLKTKGKVKDSYAYAHNKLILIKQRGVSSQSLDQLQQNTHVALGEVASVPAGKYAKMYLESQGLWKKIEPHVVYTKDVREVLNYVDKGNAQYGFVYQTDLYAGNTQDTNVEKVKDAQLKQPITYEMGRISDDALSKAWVTFMKSKQAQSILKQYHFEQ; this comes from the coding sequence ATGAAAAGGATTGTATTTTTAGGTTTAACGATAATAGGTCTTTTATGTCTTGTGGCTGGATGTGGCAATAAAGCACAACAAAATGACGAGAACAATCATCTAACAATATCCGCGGCAGCAAGTTTAACAGATGTTACAAAAGAACTTGAAAAAGCATTTAAAAAAGAACATCCAAACGCTGTCATCGAATTTAACTATGGTGGGTCTGGCGCATTAAGACAACAAATTGAAAAAGGTGCACCTGTCGATGTTTTTATGTCGGCGAATACGAAAGATGTTAAAACATTAAAAACAAAAGGTAAAGTTAAAGACTCTTACGCATATGCACATAACAAATTAATTTTAATTAAACAACGTGGAGTCTCATCGCAATCTTTAGATCAATTACAGCAAAACACGCACGTTGCTTTGGGTGAAGTGGCATCAGTTCCTGCAGGGAAATATGCAAAAATGTACTTGGAATCACAAGGGTTATGGAAAAAAATCGAACCACATGTGGTCTATACGAAAGACGTACGTGAAGTGTTGAACTACGTAGATAAAGGTAATGCGCAATATGGTTTTGTATATCAAACAGATCTATACGCTGGTAATACACAAGATACAAATGTTGAAAAGGTAAAAGATGCGCAATTGAAACAACCGATTACATACGAGATGGGAAGAATATCCGATGATGCATTAAGTAAAGCGTGGGTGACGTTTATGAAATCAAAACAAGCACAATCAATTTTAAAGCAATATCATTTTGAACAATAG
- the modB gene encoding molybdate ABC transporter permease subunit — MADLTPLWISLKIAMMSTIVVVFLSIMLAKWLYNKQNTWTRLIESLVFLPIILPPTVLGFLLLIVFSVEGPLGHLLTDTLGIQVVFSLVGATIASIIVSFPLMYQHAVHGFRSIDAQMLNAARTMGASEGKIFFKLILPLSKRALISGAMLAFARAIGEFGATLMVAGYIPGRTNTLPLEIYFLVQQGRENQAWLWVLVLVAFSITIIGTMNLLNKDAYKERD; from the coding sequence ATGGCTGATTTAACGCCATTATGGATTTCTTTAAAAATTGCAATGATGAGCACAATTGTTGTTGTATTTTTAAGTATCATGTTAGCAAAGTGGTTATACAATAAACAAAATACTTGGACACGCTTAATAGAAAGCCTGGTGTTTTTACCTATCATTTTGCCACCAACGGTACTAGGTTTCTTGTTGTTAATTGTCTTTTCCGTTGAGGGGCCACTCGGTCATTTACTTACAGACACCTTAGGGATACAGGTCGTATTTTCTCTCGTTGGTGCTACAATCGCATCGATTATTGTCAGTTTTCCTTTAATGTATCAGCATGCTGTACACGGATTTCGAAGCATCGATGCCCAAATGTTAAATGCAGCACGTACAATGGGCGCATCTGAAGGCAAAATATTTTTTAAATTAATTTTGCCTCTTTCAAAGCGCGCACTCATTTCCGGAGCGATGCTCGCGTTTGCACGGGCCATAGGAGAATTTGGTGCCACTTTAATGGTCGCTGGATATATACCTGGACGTACGAATACGTTACCTTTGGAAATTTACTTTTTAGTACAACAAGGTCGTGAAAATCAAGCATGGTTATGGGTACTCGTACTTGTGGCATTTTCAATAACAATTATAGGGACAATGAATCTATTGAATAAAGATGCGTATAAAGAGAGGGATTAA
- a CDS encoding ATP-binding cassette domain-containing protein: protein MLHIQLKHHINDHLIQLNIQALTPKIYALEGVSGVGKTTLLNMIAGIRTPEAGCVQVGERILLDTNNHINLPPQQRNVGYLFQDYQLFPHMTVLQNIRFMHPETTHVEALCQALKINHLKNAYPHQCSGGEKQRVALARALSQKPELLLLDEPFSSLDDDTKSESIALIKHMYHMWNIPIIFVTHSKYEAAQLADEVVKISVKN from the coding sequence ATGTTACATATACAGCTCAAACATCATATTAATGATCATTTGATTCAGCTAAATATACAGGCATTGACGCCTAAAATTTATGCGTTAGAAGGTGTTTCGGGTGTAGGTAAAACGACTTTGCTAAATATGATTGCTGGGATACGCACACCTGAAGCAGGATGTGTGCAAGTTGGTGAACGTATTCTTCTTGATACGAACAATCATATCAATTTACCACCACAACAACGGAATGTCGGTTATTTATTTCAAGATTATCAACTGTTTCCGCATATGACTGTACTTCAAAATATTCGTTTTATGCACCCCGAAACAACGCATGTCGAAGCGCTATGCCAAGCGTTAAAAATAAATCATCTAAAAAATGCTTATCCACATCAATGTTCAGGTGGAGAAAAACAACGCGTTGCTTTAGCGCGGGCATTAAGTCAAAAACCGGAACTTTTACTTTTAGATGAGCCTTTTTCAAGTTTGGATGATGACACAAAGTCGGAAAGCATCGCTTTGATTAAACATATGTATCATATGTGGAACATTCCAATTATTTTTGTAACGCATTCAAAATATGAAGCGGCACAGTTGGCAGATGAAGTCGTTAAAATATCAGTAAAGAATTAA
- a CDS encoding ThiF family adenylyltransferase, producing MQNRYSRQILFQGIGKEGQQKINSKTVLIVGMGALGTHLAEGLVRAGVKKLRIIDRDYIEASNLQRQTLFIETDARQSIPKVVAAERVLKSIRSDVIIETVIDHADAYILKTMIDDVDLIMDATDNFETRMIINDLAFKHDIPWIYGGVVRSTYIEAPFIPGETPCFQCLVPQIPSINLTCDTVGVIQPAVTMTTSFQLRDALKILTETPFKPKLTYGDIWEGTHHTFGFSRLKRDKCQTCGEHPTYPFLIQQQPHFATLCGRDTVQYHHPDLDLETLIQFLEQRNIAYKTNGYIVQFQFQQRRMIAFQNGRILIHGLKERDKAYTIINQLFG from the coding sequence ATGCAAAATCGTTATTCAAGACAAATTTTATTTCAAGGTATAGGTAAAGAGGGACAACAAAAAATAAATTCTAAAACAGTTTTAATTGTTGGCATGGGCGCACTGGGTACTCATCTCGCTGAAGGGCTCGTGCGTGCGGGTGTGAAAAAATTACGAATCATAGACCGCGATTATATTGAAGCATCAAATTTACAACGCCAAACGTTATTTATTGAAACGGATGCGCGCCAATCAATACCTAAAGTGGTTGCGGCAGAACGTGTTTTAAAATCAATTCGTTCAGATGTAATTATTGAAACTGTGATTGATCATGCAGATGCATATATTTTAAAGACAATGATTGACGATGTCGATTTGATTATGGATGCAACGGATAACTTTGAAACGCGAATGATCATCAATGACCTCGCTTTTAAACATGATATTCCGTGGATTTATGGTGGTGTGGTGCGTAGTACTTATATTGAAGCGCCGTTTATACCTGGTGAAACACCGTGCTTTCAATGTTTAGTTCCTCAAATACCCTCAATAAATTTAACGTGTGATACGGTAGGTGTGATTCAACCTGCGGTAACAATGACCACAAGTTTTCAACTTAGGGACGCACTGAAAATTTTAACTGAAACACCTTTTAAACCAAAACTGACATATGGTGATATATGGGAAGGCACGCATCATACATTTGGTTTCAGTAGATTAAAACGTGACAAATGTCAGACATGTGGTGAACATCCAACATATCCATTTCTAATACAACAACAACCTCACTTTGCGACATTATGTGGGCGTGATACTGTTCAGTATCATCATCCAGATTTAGATTTGGAGACGTTGATACAATTTCTTGAGCAACGAAATATTGCATATAAAACGAATGGATACATCGTGCAGTTTCAATTTCAACAGCGTCGAATGATTGCTTTTCAAAATGGTCGCATATTAATTCATGGCCTAAAAGAACGAGATAAAGCGTATACGATAATCAATCAATTATTTGGATAA
- a CDS encoding MogA/MoaB family molybdenum cofactor biosynthesis protein: MHTNVNIGRAIRCAVLTVSDTRTTETDKGGQLVLQLLGEHNTHVTEACYKIVKDDISAIQSQVTTWLDEGVEVIITTGGTGIAQRDCTIEAVKPLLQKEIEGFGELFRYLSYAEDVGSRALLSRAIGGSIGTQLVFCLPGSTGAVTLGMKKLILPELNHLIHELNK; the protein is encoded by the coding sequence ATGCATACAAATGTAAACATAGGTAGAGCGATTAGATGTGCAGTTTTGACTGTGTCAGATACAAGAACGACTGAAACCGATAAAGGCGGTCAATTAGTATTACAATTATTAGGTGAACACAACACGCATGTTACAGAAGCGTGCTATAAAATTGTGAAAGACGACATCTCAGCAATTCAATCACAAGTGACAACATGGTTAGATGAAGGTGTCGAAGTCATTATTACAACTGGAGGTACTGGCATTGCACAACGTGATTGTACAATTGAAGCGGTTAAACCATTATTACAAAAAGAAATCGAAGGCTTCGGAGAATTGTTTAGATATTTAAGTTATGCAGAAGACGTAGGGAGTAGAGCGCTATTATCACGAGCGATAGGCGGTTCCATTGGAACACAACTCGTATTTTGTCTACCAGGTTCTACTGGTGCAGTGACACTTGGGATGAAAAAATTAATCTTGCCTGAACTGAATCATCTTATACATGAATTAAATAAGTAG
- the moaC gene encoding cyclic pyranopterin monophosphate synthase MoaC has protein sequence MTEFTHINAQGNAKMVDVSEKDITKRTAIAHSSIQVNDTIYNQIINNTAKKGNVLNTAQIAGIMAAKHTATIIPMCHPLPLTGIDIQFEWRQEDTHFTLHITSSVSTTGKTGVEMEALTAASVTALTIYDMCKAVDKGMVIGETYLIEKTGGKSDYNRVSSH, from the coding sequence ATGACGGAATTTACACATATTAATGCACAAGGCAATGCAAAAATGGTGGATGTTTCTGAAAAAGATATCACGAAACGCACTGCCATAGCGCATTCGAGCATTCAAGTCAATGATACAATTTATAATCAAATTATCAATAATACAGCTAAAAAAGGAAATGTTTTAAATACTGCACAAATTGCCGGCATTATGGCTGCAAAACACACTGCCACAATCATCCCGATGTGTCACCCACTCCCATTAACAGGCATAGATATCCAATTTGAATGGCGTCAAGAAGACACTCACTTTACACTGCACATTACAAGTAGTGTATCTACAACTGGCAAAACAGGTGTTGAAATGGAAGCACTCACAGCCGCCTCCGTCACTGCTTTAACTATTTATGATATGTGTAAAGCTGTGGACAAAGGCATGGTCATAGGTGAAACATACCTCATTGAAAAAACGGGTGGTAAATCAGATTATAATCGCGTTTCATCACATTAA
- a CDS encoding molybdopterin molybdotransferase MoeA encodes MTLEKRQPIPVIEAIQRCIKQDINLPETTVDLYEADGYILAEDIIATYDIPRFDKSPYDGFAIRSEDSTDASGEQRVGFKVIDHIGAGSVSQATLAKGEAVRIMTGAEIPKGADAVVMLEQTVETKDGFTIRKPFSHHENVSLKGEETTTGDVVLKKGQRINAGAIAVLATFGYRQVPVFVKPSVAIIATGSELLDVEDALEPGKIRNSNGPMIHALLRQEAITSHMYQIQKDDFESSLNVVRQAVQEHDIVVTTGGVSVGDYDYLPDIYRALDATVLFNKVAMRPGSVTTVAVTEQTYLFGLSGNPSACYTGFELFVKPSIYRMMGATRVYPAMVKATLMEDFKKANPFTRFIRATVTFNGKEATVKPAGFNKSGAVIAIAHSNAIMVLPSGTRGYTTGQFVDVLLTATEYYQQDIYV; translated from the coding sequence ATGACACTAGAAAAAAGACAACCAATCCCAGTAATCGAAGCAATTCAACGCTGTATTAAACAAGACATAAACCTACCTGAAACGACTGTTGATTTATATGAAGCAGATGGATATATCCTTGCTGAAGATATTATTGCGACATATGATATTCCGCGGTTCGATAAATCCCCTTATGATGGTTTTGCGATTAGAAGTGAGGATAGTACTGACGCAAGTGGTGAACAACGCGTTGGGTTTAAAGTGATTGACCACATAGGTGCGGGGTCAGTATCACAAGCCACTTTAGCAAAAGGTGAAGCGGTACGTATTATGACGGGGGCTGAAATACCAAAAGGTGCCGATGCAGTCGTTATGTTAGAACAGACAGTTGAAACAAAGGACGGTTTTACAATACGTAAACCTTTTTCACATCACGAAAATGTATCTCTCAAAGGTGAAGAAACGACGACTGGTGACGTGGTATTAAAAAAAGGACAACGTATAAATGCAGGAGCTATCGCTGTTTTGGCTACTTTTGGATATCGCCAAGTACCGGTATTTGTCAAACCATCTGTAGCAATCATTGCAACAGGTAGTGAATTGTTAGATGTTGAAGATGCTCTCGAACCAGGAAAAATACGTAATTCAAACGGACCGATGATTCATGCGTTGCTTAGACAAGAGGCCATTACATCACATATGTATCAAATTCAAAAGGATGATTTTGAAAGTAGTTTAAATGTTGTACGTCAAGCGGTTCAAGAACATGATATTGTGGTTACGACAGGTGGGGTGTCTGTAGGTGATTATGATTATCTACCCGATATTTACCGCGCGCTTGATGCGACAGTGCTTTTTAATAAAGTGGCAATGCGTCCGGGTAGTGTTACTACAGTTGCCGTGACAGAACAAACGTATCTATTTGGTCTTTCAGGTAACCCCTCTGCATGTTATACAGGGTTCGAATTGTTTGTTAAACCTTCTATTTATCGGATGATGGGGGCAACACGTGTTTATCCAGCGATGGTCAAAGCAACATTGATGGAGGATTTTAAAAAAGCAAATCCATTTACACGTTTTATACGTGCTACTGTTACATTTAATGGGAAAGAGGCAACTGTTAAGCCAGCAGGATTCAATAAATCTGGTGCTGTTATAGCGATTGCGCATAGTAATGCCATAATGGTGTTACCAAGTGGAACACGCGGTTATACAACGGGACAGTTTGTCGATGTCTTGCTAACAGCAACAGAATATTATCAACAGGATATATACGTATGA
- the mobB gene encoding molybdopterin-guanine dinucleotide biosynthesis protein B, with protein sequence MILQIVGYKNSGKTTLVAHAVRFFKAQGYPVVTIKHHGHVGEEITLPHRAVDHMKHFEAGADQSIVQGHKFIETIQKNEGIALKTLIEDCVTINDSIILVEGYKNAPYEKMIIYRNEAELHALTQLSNVKYHVKRTEDDINMREVDRLLQAWLSEVKDG encoded by the coding sequence ATGATTTTACAAATTGTAGGCTATAAAAATAGTGGTAAAACCACCCTTGTGGCCCATGCTGTTCGTTTTTTTAAAGCACAAGGCTACCCCGTTGTAACAATAAAGCATCATGGTCATGTGGGTGAAGAGATTACGTTGCCTCACCGTGCAGTTGATCATATGAAGCATTTTGAAGCAGGTGCGGATCAAAGTATTGTACAAGGTCATAAATTTATTGAGACAATACAAAAAAATGAGGGAATCGCCTTAAAGACTTTAATAGAAGACTGTGTTACGATTAATGACAGTATTATTTTGGTTGAAGGCTACAAAAACGCGCCTTATGAAAAAATGATCATCTACCGTAACGAAGCAGAATTACATGCTCTAACACAACTGTCGAACGTTAAATATCACGTTAAGCGAACAGAAGATGACATAAATATGCGTGAAGTTGATAGATTGCTACAAGCGTGGTTATCAGAAGTAAAGGATGGTTAA
- a CDS encoding molybdenum cofactor biosynthesis protein MoaE, which yields MKQFEVTSEPINPEKYREWTLNEKQGAVVVFTGHVREWTKGIRTEYLEYEAYTPMAEKKLAQIGDEISVRWPGTVTAIAHRIGALNIKDIAVVISVSSPHRKDAYRANEYAIERIKEIVPIWKKEIWEDGAEWQGHQRGYHDDAINQGGQS from the coding sequence TTGAAACAATTTGAAGTGACATCAGAACCTATAAATCCTGAAAAATATCGGGAATGGACATTAAACGAAAAGCAAGGTGCTGTTGTGGTTTTCACTGGTCACGTACGTGAATGGACAAAAGGTATTCGGACGGAATACCTAGAATACGAGGCCTATACTCCTATGGCAGAGAAAAAATTAGCACAAATTGGTGATGAAATTAGTGTGCGATGGCCAGGAACAGTTACGGCCATAGCTCACCGTATTGGTGCTTTAAATATAAAAGATATTGCAGTTGTCATTAGTGTTTCGTCACCACATCGGAAAGATGCGTATCGCGCAAATGAATATGCGATAGAACGTATTAAAGAAATTGTGCCGATATGGAAAAAAGAAATTTGGGAAGATGGTGCCGAATGGCAGGGTCATCAACGAGGCTATCATGATGACGCAATCAATCAAGGAGGCCAATCGTGA
- the moaD gene encoding molybdopterin converting factor subunit 1 → MKILYFAEIKELLNRTEDHFHFDYGVTVEDLKTHLYQTYPVIQGKKFQVAVNEEFVQADEVIKPHDVVALIPPVSGG, encoded by the coding sequence GTGAAAATATTATATTTTGCAGAAATTAAAGAATTATTAAACCGTACAGAAGATCATTTTCATTTTGATTATGGCGTGACTGTTGAGGATTTAAAGACACATTTATATCAAACGTATCCTGTCATTCAAGGAAAAAAATTCCAAGTAGCAGTGAATGAGGAATTTGTACAAGCTGATGAAGTGATCAAGCCACATGATGTGGTAGCACTCATACCACCCGTAAGTGGAGGTTAA
- the mobA gene encoding molybdenum cofactor guanylyltransferase MobA has translation MKAIILAGGESTRFGSPKAFAEINNEKFFKKIYQTLMTTNMFNEIIISTNDTLAPHFGGYHVIKDVPQHKNKGPLSGLYSVMSQTDDDLYFVVSVDTPMVTDKAISQLYQFLIANLIEAQLVVAGFQVKGRPIPTIAFYHKTILPHIEAALNGNDYSMRRVYERVSTDWLDVTAIQGPSYWYRNINYQEELLALKTEMNR, from the coding sequence ATGAAAGCGATTATTTTAGCGGGAGGCGAATCAACACGCTTCGGTTCACCTAAAGCATTTGCAGAAATAAACAACGAAAAATTTTTCAAAAAAATATATCAGACACTCATGACGACGAATATGTTTAATGAAATAATTATTAGTACGAACGATACATTAGCTCCGCATTTTGGCGGATATCACGTGATTAAGGATGTGCCGCAACATAAAAATAAAGGTCCATTAAGCGGACTTTATTCTGTTATGTCTCAAACGGATGACGATTTATATTTTGTAGTATCCGTCGATACACCGATGGTTACAGACAAAGCGATTAGTCAATTGTATCAATTTTTAATTGCTAATTTAATTGAAGCGCAATTGGTTGTGGCTGGATTTCAAGTGAAGGGTCGACCAATTCCAACAATTGCATTTTATCATAAGACGATATTACCTCATATTGAAGCAGCATTAAATGGGAATGATTATAGTATGCGACGGGTATATGAAAGGGTATCTACGGATTGGTTAGATGTAACTGCGATTCAAGGTCCATCCTATTGGTATCGTAATATTAATTATCAAGAAGAACTTTTAGCATTGAAAACAGAAATGAATCGATAA
- the moaA gene encoding GTP 3',8-cyclase MoaA — translation MTEQILDKLGRPIRDLRISVTDRCNFRCDYCMPKEIFGDDYVFLPKDQLLTFEEIARITKIYANLGVKKVRITGGEPLLRRDLDQLIQLITRIDGIEDIGLTTNGLLLKKHGQKLYDAGLRRINVSLDAIDDAVFQSINNRNIKARTVLEQIDYAVSIGFQVKVNVVVQKGINDDQIIPMIEYFKDKHVTIRFIEFMDVGNDNGWDFSKVVTKDEMLNMIETHFDIEPVHPKYFGEVAKYYRHKGATSKFGLITSVSDSFCSTCTRARLSSDGKFYGCLFSAAEGYDIRKLLRSGLDDDAVEARLKQLWYVRDDRYSDERTAQTVENRRKKKINMNYIGG, via the coding sequence ATGACTGAACAAATTTTAGATAAATTAGGACGTCCAATACGTGATTTGCGCATTTCCGTAACTGATCGGTGTAATTTCAGATGTGATTATTGTATGCCAAAAGAAATTTTCGGAGACGACTATGTATTTTTACCTAAAGATCAACTCTTAACGTTTGAAGAGATTGCACGCATTACAAAAATTTATGCAAACCTAGGGGTTAAAAAGGTTCGAATTACTGGTGGAGAACCTTTGTTGCGTCGAGATTTAGACCAATTAATACAACTGATAACGCGCATTGATGGCATCGAGGATATTGGTTTAACGACAAACGGGCTGTTGTTAAAAAAACATGGTCAAAAATTGTACGATGCAGGCTTAAGACGAATCAATGTCAGTTTAGATGCGATAGATGACGCGGTATTTCAATCCATAAACAACCGAAATATAAAAGCGCGTACAGTGTTAGAACAAATTGATTATGCGGTCTCAATAGGTTTTCAAGTTAAAGTGAATGTAGTTGTACAAAAAGGAATCAATGATGATCAGATCATACCGATGATTGAATATTTTAAAGATAAACATGTCACGATTCGTTTTATTGAATTTATGGATGTTGGCAATGATAATGGGTGGGATTTTTCTAAAGTCGTAACGAAAGATGAAATGTTAAATATGATTGAAACCCATTTTGATATTGAACCTGTACACCCTAAATATTTTGGGGAAGTTGCGAAATATTATAGACATAAAGGCGCAACATCTAAATTTGGCTTGATTACAAGTGTCTCGGATTCATTTTGTTCGACATGCACAAGAGCGAGACTGTCATCAGATGGCAAATTCTATGGGTGTCTGTTTAGTGCGGCAGAGGGGTATGATATTCGTAAATTATTACGAAGCGGTCTTGATGATGACGCGGTTGAAGCACGATTGAAGCAGCTTTGGTATGTTCGAGATGATCGTTATTCAGACGAACGTACTGCACAAACCGTTGAAAATCGACGTAAAAAGAAAATTAATATGAATTATATTGGTGGTTAG